The proteins below come from a single Aegilops tauschii subsp. strangulata cultivar AL8/78 chromosome 6, Aet v6.0, whole genome shotgun sequence genomic window:
- the LOC109744321 gene encoding endoglucanase 7, whose amino-acid sequence MRSGSAAAAAVILSRRLGAVLLLVLLLIAATAAAAEGSKSGSGDGKAHNYEEALRKSLLYFEAQRSGRLPHGQRVPWRDHSGLTDGLEQGVDLVGGYYDAGDHVKFGLPMAFTVTMLSWSMLEYGADVAAAGELAHALEAIKWGTDYFIKAHTQPDELWAEVGDGDTDHYCWQRPEDMTTSRQAYKVDRDHPGSDVAGETAAAMAAASMVFRKSNPHYAHLLLHHAQQLFEFADGYRGQYDSSIAEVKSYYASVSGYKDELLWAALWLHRATGKPGYLDYVVDNAHDFGGTGWAITEFSWDVKYAGVQILAARLLLRGEHTAEQKRTLERYQAKAEHYVCACLGRNAQAGGEDANVERSPGGMLYIRQWNNMQYVTNAAFLLSTYADYLAEAGVGTVTCAGGETAGAGEVAALARAQVDYVLGTNPRGVSYLVGYGAKYPARVHHRAASIVPYKHSKQFIGCSQGFEHWFGRRSSNPNVLVGAIVGGPDRRDRFRDNRDNYMQTEACTYNTAPMVGMFAKLNRMAREERERRAATARSGTAAEV is encoded by the exons ATGAGATCAGGGAGCGCCGCGGCCGCCGCCGTAATCTTGTCTCGACGGCTCGGAGCCGTGTTGCTGCTGGTGCTGCTTCTGATcgcggcaacggcggcggcggcggaggggagcAAGAGCGGGAGCGGCGACGGCAAGGCGCACAACTACGAGGAGGCGCTGCGGAAGAGCCTGCTCTACTTCGAGGCGCAGCGGTCGGGGCGGCTGCCGCACGGGCAGCGCGTGCCGTGGCGCGACCACTCGGGCCTCACCGACGGCCTGGAGCAGGGGGTGGACCTGGTGGGCGGCTACTACGACGCCGGCGACCACGTCAAGTTCGGCCTGCCTATGGCCTTCACCGTCACCATGCTGTCCTGGAGCATGCTCGAGTACGGCGCCGACGTCGCGGCGgccggcgagctcgcgcacgcgcTCGAGGCCATCAAGTGGGGCACCGACTACTTCATCAAGGCGCACACGCAGCCCGACGAGCTGTGGGCCGAG GTGGGGGACGGCGACACGGACCACTACTGCTGGCAGCGGCCGGAGGACatgacgacgtcgcggcaggcgTACAAGGTGGACCGCGACCACCCGGGCTCCGACGTCGCCGGCGAGAcggccgccgccatggccgccgcctccATGGTCTTCCGCAAGTCCAACCCGCACTACGCCCACCTCCTCCTGCACCACGCCCAGCAG CTGTTCGAGTTCGCGGACGGGTACAGGGGCCAGTACGACAGCAGCATCGCGGAGGTGAAGAGCTACTACGCGTCGGTGAGCGGGTACAAGGACGAGCTGCTGTGGGCCGCCCTGTGGCTCCACCGCGCCACCGGCAAGCCCGGCTACCTCGACTACGTCGTCGACAACGCCCACGACTTCGGCGGCACCGGCTGGGCCATCACCGAGTTCAGCTGGGACGTCAAGTACGCGGGCGTCCAGATCCTCGCCGCAAGA CTGCTGCTGAGGGGAGAGCACACGGCGGAGCAGAAGAGGACGCTGGAGCGGTACCAGGCCAAGGCGGAGCACTACGTGTGCGCGTGCCTGGGCCGGAACGCGCAGGCCGGCGGCGAGGACGCCAACGTGGAGCGGAGCCCGGGCGGGATGCTCTACATCCGGCAGTGGAACAACATGCAGTACGTGACCAACGCGGCGTTCCTGCTGTCCACGTACGCCGACTACCTGGCCGAGGCCGGCGTGGGGACGGTGACCTGCGCCGGCGGCGAGAcggcgggcgccggcgaggtggcggcACTGGCCAGAGCGCAGGTGGACTACGTGCTGGGCACCAACCCCAGGGGCGTCAGCTACCTCGTGGGCTACGGCGCCAAGTACCCCGCCAGGGTGCACCACCGCGCCGCCTCCATCGTGCCGTACAAGCACAGCAAGCAGTTCATCGGGTGCTCGCAGGGGTTCGAACACTGGTTCGGCCGCCGCAGCTCCAACCCCAACGTGCTCGTCGGCGCCATCGTCGGCGGGCCCGACCGGAGGGACCGGTTCAGGGACAACCGGGACAACTACATGCAGACGGAGGCGTGCACCTACAACACCGCGCCCATGGTGGGGATGTTCGCCAAGCTCAACCGGATGGCGAGGGAGGAGAGGGAGCGGAGAGCTGCCACGGCGAGAAGCGGCACGGCGGCCGAGGTGTAA